A window of Bacteroidales bacterium contains these coding sequences:
- a CDS encoding glycogen/starch synthase, translating to MDINPNLEKTRVLFISQEISPYLEESIMGTICRLLPQGIQERNKEIRTFMPKFGLINERRNQLHEVIRLSGMNLIINDIDHPVIIKVASLSQVRMQIYFIDNEEYFHRKTTLTDANGKIFHDNDERSIFFSRGVLETVKKLGWSPNLLNCHGWMAAFTPLYINKLYRDNPLFSDVKIVTTLYKDDFKGKFQDSIFDILKFDGLDAKEMKILKIPNYLYLMKCTIDNSDAIVFAEKDVNPKLVEYVKEKKIPYISYNKYDLDYLSETSNQFFDEIISNN from the coding sequence ATGGATATAAATCCAAACCTCGAAAAAACAAGAGTATTATTCATTTCACAGGAAATTTCCCCTTATCTCGAAGAATCAATAATGGGTACAATTTGCAGATTGCTTCCTCAAGGTATTCAAGAAAGAAATAAGGAAATTCGGACTTTTATGCCGAAATTCGGGCTTATCAATGAACGTAGAAACCAGCTTCATGAAGTAATCCGCCTTTCAGGAATGAATCTTATTATTAACGATATAGACCATCCGGTTATCATAAAGGTTGCTTCGTTATCGCAAGTTAGAATGCAAATTTACTTTATAGATAATGAAGAATACTTTCATAGAAAAACTACCCTCACCGATGCTAACGGGAAAATATTTCATGATAATGATGAAAGAAGCATATTTTTTTCTCGTGGTGTATTAGAAACTGTTAAGAAATTGGGATGGTCGCCGAATTTGCTTAATTGCCATGGTTGGATGGCAGCATTTACCCCGCTTTATATTAATAAGTTATATCGTGATAATCCGCTGTTCTCCGATGTGAAAATTGTTACAACTCTGTATAAAGACGACTTTAAAGGTAAATTTCAGGATTCTATATTTGATATACTTAAATTTGATGGTTTGGATGCTAAAGAGATGAAAATCTTAAAAATACCTAACTATCTGTATCTTATGAAATGTACCATTGATAATTCGGACGCTATTGTATTTGCAGAAAAAGATGTAAATCCTAAATTAGTAGAATATGTTAAGGAGAAAAAAATACCTTACATATCATACAACAAGTACGATCTGGATTATCTTTCCGAAACATCCAATCAATTTTTTGACGAAATTATTAGTAATAATTAA
- a CDS encoding biopolymer transporter ExbD, which yields MGKFTKGGKKEVPAVSTASLPDIVFMLIFFFMITTTMRQADPLVRTAVPYASQVEKLERKSLVSYIFVGPPSNARLGTETRIQLNDSFAEISDIPNFIFSEREARDEVDRKFLTTSIKADRSVRMGIITDIKQELREVGAFKISYSAIKEIATEQ from the coding sequence ATGGGAAAATTTACTAAAGGAGGCAAAAAAGAAGTTCCGGCAGTATCCACCGCCTCATTGCCGGATATCGTATTCATGCTTATTTTCTTCTTCATGATTACTACAACTATGAGACAAGCAGACCCGCTGGTTAGAACAGCAGTTCCTTACGCTTCTCAGGTTGAAAAGCTGGAAAGAAAATCGCTCGTTAGCTACATATTTGTCGGTCCGCCGTCAAATGCACGTCTTGGTACGGAAACACGTATTCAGTTAAATGATAGTTTCGCGGAAATTAGTGATATTCCAAATTTTATTTTCTCTGAAAGAGAAGCTCGTGATGAGGTAGATAGAAAATTCTTAACTACTTCTATCAAAGCCGACAGATCAGTTAGAATGGGTATAATCACCGATATAAAACAAGAATTACGCGAAGTAGGAGCTTTTAAAATCAGTTACTCCGCTATCAAAGAAATTGCCACAGAACAATAG
- a CDS encoding DUF4270 domain-containing protein — protein MLNLLKKNGLIIACILCTLLFTNCNNENPSVIGLGIVDDDIFDPKYTDTISLNAHSFIYNSINSGNISDNNGNMLGAIYDATFGKTTSRLATAFHMSTGSQSLKFNPVADSVEISFAYNSYYGDENYTHTLRVYELQEILEADSSYLSTYRVNHSNIELASITFTPSFDTITVNEEEIPPRFTFKLNNSFGNRILSAFPNDTTITNEMLIKEFNGFYIAPDPVNTPNSGSFLRLDFDNAYTYINIYYHNDTADNLVFKLVTDDDTPRFLEYEHYDYQHASTAFRAQVLDNNTSLGEQTLYVQSFGGIATKISMPYFSNFSSVNNIAIANATITFHVDVNDVEFGVPANYELVRMNDNDQMVTIADYAEGSTFYMGTLDSEKGTITFRITRHLQNYLLGNINSSDLYLHVRNSGYSPGRCVLFGPNSSDPAKNIKMEITYTSIE, from the coding sequence ATGCTTAATTTATTAAAGAAAAACGGCTTAATAATAGCTTGCATATTATGCACCCTTTTATTTACAAATTGTAATAATGAAAATCCGAGTGTTATCGGTCTTGGTATTGTGGATGACGATATATTTGATCCTAAATACACTGATACAATCAGCTTGAATGCTCATTCTTTTATATATAATAGTATAAATTCCGGAAATATTAGCGATAATAATGGTAATATGCTCGGAGCAATTTATGATGCGACATTCGGAAAAACAACTTCCAGACTTGCTACGGCTTTTCATATGAGTACCGGTTCGCAAAGTCTGAAATTTAATCCGGTCGCCGATTCAGTAGAAATATCTTTCGCTTATAACAGCTACTATGGTGATGAAAATTATACTCATACCTTAAGAGTTTATGAATTACAGGAAATTCTTGAAGCAGACTCTTCTTATCTTTCTACTTATCGTGTAAATCATTCAAATATTGAATTAGCTTCAATTACATTTACTCCAAGCTTTGATACTATTACGGTTAATGAAGAAGAAATTCCGCCCAGATTTACATTTAAATTGAATAATTCATTCGGTAATAGAATATTATCGGCTTTCCCCAATGATACTACTATTACTAATGAAATGTTGATAAAAGAATTTAATGGATTTTATATTGCTCCTGATCCTGTAAATACTCCGAATTCGGGTTCGTTCTTGAGATTAGACTTCGATAATGCTTATACTTATATAAACATTTATTATCATAATGATACCGCTGATAATCTTGTCTTTAAACTTGTAACGGATGATGATACTCCCAGATTCTTAGAGTACGAACATTATGACTATCAGCATGCATCTACTGCTTTTCGGGCGCAGGTGCTGGATAATAACACTTCATTAGGCGAACAAACCTTGTATGTTCAGTCATTTGGCGGCATTGCAACTAAAATATCCATGCCTTATTTTTCTAATTTCTCTTCGGTAAATAATATCGCAATTGCCAATGCAACAATAACTTTCCATGTTGATGTTAATGATGTTGAGTTTGGTGTGCCTGCAAATTATGAATTGGTTAGAATGAATGATAACGATCAAATGGTTACAATTGCCGATTATGCGGAAGGTTCTACTTTTTATATGGGAACCCTTGATTCTGAAAAAGGAACAATTACTTTTAGAATAACAAGACATCTCCAGAATTATTTATTAGGTAATATTAACAGTTCCGATTTATATCTGCATGTTAGAAATAGCGGCTATTCTCCGGGTAGATGTGTTTTGTTTGGTCCGAATTCTTCTGACCCCGCAAAAAATATCAAAATGGAAATTACTTATACCTCTATCGAATAA
- a CDS encoding biopolymer transporter ExbD, producing the protein MINRKAKKKVPEINASSMADISFLLLAFFLMTTTMEVDTGIARMLPPPVPPTEKPPDIKERNILKVNISRNDRILINDRIGDIRTLKDEAKEFLSNPYNRENLPEKRWDTIPALGGLFEVSRGIISLKNDRGTSYEMYIAVQDELTKAVNELRDELSRKEFGVPFTSLKDETLMSAIRRAVPISISEAEPEEYK; encoded by the coding sequence ATGATTAATAGAAAAGCTAAGAAAAAGGTTCCGGAGATTAATGCAAGTTCAATGGCCGATATATCTTTCTTGCTGCTTGCCTTTTTCCTTATGACTACCACTATGGAGGTTGATACGGGTATAGCGAGAATGTTGCCGCCACCGGTGCCGCCTACGGAAAAACCACCAGATATCAAAGAACGTAATATTCTTAAAGTAAACATTAGTAGAAATGATAGAATATTGATAAATGATAGAATAGGTGATATCCGTACGCTTAAGGATGAGGCTAAAGAGTTTCTTTCGAATCCTTATAATAGAGAAAACTTGCCTGAAAAACGTTGGGATACTATTCCTGCTTTAGGCGGTCTATTTGAAGTTTCAAGAGGTATTATCTCTCTTAAAAACGATAGAGGTACTTCTTATGAAATGTATATTGCAGTTCAAGATGAGCTTACAAAAGCTGTAAATGAATTACGTGACGAATTATCGAGAAAAGAATTCGGTGTTCCTTTTACATCGCTTAAAGATGAGACATTAATGTCTGCGATTAGAAGGGCAGTTCCGATTTCTATTTCCGAAGCAGAACCTGAAGAATATAAATAG
- a CDS encoding MotA/TolQ/ExbB proton channel family protein: MKKLFSLFAMVFLLTFAVSNTIVAQEATDEPVATEQQAEQAVVEQPEARPTAVPTSTGGETVVKAKKSFHHVLKEQFIDGGPGFMSTVLICLIFGLALAIERIIYLTLSTTNSKKLLSQIEEAIKRKDVKGAQEVCKNVPGPLASVFWQGLERYNEGIDAVEKSIVSYGSVATARLEKGLPWISLFIGIAPMLGFMGTVIGMIQAFDQISIVGEMSPAVVAGGMKVALLTTVFGLIVAVILQIFYNYILTKIESIVLDMEDSSILFLDIIEENK, from the coding sequence ATGAAAAAGTTATTTTCTTTATTTGCAATGGTATTTTTACTAACTTTTGCAGTATCTAACACTATTGTTGCACAAGAGGCAACGGATGAACCTGTAGCTACGGAACAACAAGCCGAACAAGCTGTTGTAGAGCAACCGGAAGCAAGGCCAACAGCAGTTCCAACATCTACAGGTGGTGAAACAGTTGTTAAAGCAAAAAAATCTTTTCACCATGTTTTAAAGGAACAATTTATTGATGGTGGTCCTGGCTTTATGTCAACAGTTCTTATCTGTTTGATTTTCGGTTTGGCTTTGGCTATAGAAAGAATTATCTATTTAACACTTTCAACAACCAACTCTAAAAAATTATTAAGTCAAATAGAAGAAGCTATTAAAAGAAAAGACGTTAAAGGCGCACAAGAGGTATGCAAAAATGTTCCGGGTCCTTTAGCAAGTGTTTTCTGGCAAGGATTGGAAAGATATAATGAAGGAATAGATGCAGTGGAAAAATCAATAGTATCTTACGGTAGTGTTGCTACTGCACGCTTAGAAAAAGGTCTTCCTTGGATTTCATTATTTATCGGAATTGCTCCTATGTTGGGGTTTATGGGTACTGTAATCGGTATGATTCAAGCTTTTGACCAAATTTCTATAGTTGGTGAAATGTCTCCTGCAGTTGTTGCCGGCGGTATGAAAGTAGCGTTGTTAACCACAGTATTCGGGTTGATAGTTGCTGTTATCCTCCAAATTTTCTATAACTATATTCTTACCAAAATTGAAAGTATAGTATTAGATATGGAAGATTCATCAATTTTATTCTTAGATATTATAGAAGAAAACAAATAA